In Nonomuraea sp. NBC_00507, the following are encoded in one genomic region:
- a CDS encoding Mrp/NBP35 family ATP-binding protein encodes MAPTQELVTAALSTVIDPEIRRPITDLDMVKSIEIAPDGAVRVGVYLTVSGCPMKDTIRRDVTNAVSKVEGVTGVQIELDVMSTEQRKKLQTMLRGNRGPEKEIPFNQPGSLTRVFAVASGKGGVGKSSVTVNLAAAMAASGLKVGIVDADIYGHSVPRMLGAAEKPTKVEDMIMPPVAHDIKVISVGMFKPEGNTPVVWRGPMLDRALHQFLADVYWGDLDILLLDLPPGTGDIAISVAQRLPGAELLVVTTPQMAAAEVAERAGSIAAQTHQQIAGVIENMAWLPCPHCDERVAVFGEGGGQIVADALTRTLGARVPLLGQVPIDLRLREGGDEGKPLVLTDPDAPAAAELLKIASGLSKRSSSLKGLQLGLAPRG; translated from the coding sequence ATGGCACCAACCCAGGAACTGGTGACGGCGGCCCTGTCCACCGTCATCGACCCCGAGATCCGTCGCCCGATCACGGACCTCGACATGGTCAAGAGCATCGAGATCGCTCCCGATGGGGCGGTGCGTGTGGGCGTCTACCTCACCGTGTCCGGATGTCCGATGAAAGACACCATCCGGCGCGACGTGACGAACGCCGTCTCCAAGGTCGAAGGCGTGACCGGCGTCCAGATCGAGCTCGACGTCATGAGCACCGAGCAGCGCAAGAAGCTGCAGACCATGCTGAGGGGCAACCGCGGGCCGGAGAAGGAGATCCCGTTCAATCAGCCGGGCTCGCTGACCCGCGTGTTCGCGGTGGCCAGCGGCAAGGGCGGGGTCGGCAAGTCGTCGGTGACGGTCAACCTGGCCGCCGCCATGGCCGCGAGCGGCCTCAAGGTCGGCATCGTGGACGCCGACATCTACGGCCACAGCGTTCCTCGCATGCTGGGTGCCGCCGAGAAGCCCACCAAGGTCGAGGACATGATCATGCCGCCGGTGGCGCATGACATCAAGGTCATCTCGGTCGGCATGTTCAAGCCCGAGGGCAACACGCCGGTGGTCTGGCGCGGGCCGATGCTGGACCGGGCGCTCCACCAGTTCCTCGCCGACGTCTACTGGGGCGACCTCGACATCCTCCTGCTCGACCTGCCCCCGGGCACCGGCGACATCGCCATCTCCGTCGCGCAGCGGCTGCCGGGTGCGGAGCTCCTGGTCGTGACGACGCCGCAGATGGCCGCCGCCGAGGTGGCCGAGCGGGCCGGATCCATCGCGGCCCAGACCCACCAGCAGATCGCCGGCGTCATCGAGAACATGGCGTGGCTGCCCTGCCCGCACTGCGACGAGCGCGTCGCTGTGTTCGGCGAGGGCGGCGGCCAGATCGTGGCCGACGCGCTGACCCGCACGCTGGGGGCCCGGGTGCCGCTGCTCGGCCAGGTGCCGATCGACCTGCGGCTGCGCGAGGGCGGCGACGAGGGCAAGCCCCTGGTCCTGACCGACCCCGACGCGCCGGCCGCGGCCGAGCTGCTCAAGATCGCCTCCGGGTTGAGCAAGCGTTCCTCCAGCCTGAAGGGACTCCAGCTGGGCCTGGCTCCCCGCGGCTGA
- a CDS encoding HpcH/HpaI aldolase/citrate lyase family protein, with the protein MRSRRSVLAVPGSNPRFLEKAQTLPVDEVFLDLEDSVAPAAKEEARRNVVAALREGDWTGKTRVVRVNDLATQWTYRDVIETVEGAGEFLDCVMLPKVQDPTEVVWLDTLLSQIEKAMGYEVGRIGIEAQIENARGLVNADAIAGSSRRLETLVFGPADFMASINMRTLVVGEQPPGYDEGDAYHYILMRLLMAARTHDLQVIDGPYLQIKDVDGFRRVARRSAALGYDGKWVLHPSQVDAANEVFSPAQEDYDHAELILEAYDYYTTVEKRGAVMLGDEMIDEASRKMALVVAAKGRAAGLVRTKSFTP; encoded by the coding sequence ATGCGCTCACGTCGTTCGGTTCTCGCGGTGCCCGGCAGCAACCCGCGTTTCCTGGAGAAGGCCCAGACCCTGCCCGTCGACGAGGTCTTCCTCGACCTGGAGGACTCCGTCGCGCCCGCGGCCAAGGAGGAGGCGCGCCGCAACGTCGTGGCGGCGCTGCGCGAGGGCGACTGGACCGGCAAGACGCGGGTGGTCAGGGTCAACGACCTCGCGACGCAGTGGACGTACCGGGACGTGATCGAGACCGTCGAGGGCGCCGGGGAGTTCCTCGACTGCGTGATGCTGCCCAAGGTGCAGGACCCCACGGAGGTCGTCTGGCTGGACACGTTGCTCAGCCAGATCGAGAAGGCCATGGGCTACGAGGTCGGCCGCATCGGTATCGAGGCGCAGATCGAGAACGCCCGCGGCCTGGTGAACGCCGACGCCATCGCCGGGTCGTCCAGGCGACTGGAGACCCTGGTGTTCGGCCCCGCGGACTTCATGGCCTCGATCAACATGCGCACGCTCGTCGTCGGCGAGCAGCCGCCCGGCTACGACGAGGGCGACGCCTACCACTACATCCTCATGCGGCTGCTCATGGCGGCCAGGACGCATGACCTGCAGGTGATCGACGGGCCTTACCTGCAGATCAAGGATGTCGACGGCTTCAGGCGGGTGGCCAGGAGGTCTGCGGCGCTCGGCTACGACGGCAAGTGGGTGCTGCATCCCTCCCAGGTGGACGCGGCCAACGAGGTGTTCTCGCCGGCGCAGGAGGACTATGACCACGCCGAGCTCATCCTGGAGGCGTACGACTACTACACCACCGTGGAGAAGCGCGGCGCGGTCATGCTGGGCGACGAGATGATCGACGAGGCCTCGCGCAAGATGGCGCTCGTCGTGGCCGCCAAGGGGCGGGCGGCCGGGCTGGTCCGTACGAAGAGCTTCACACCTTGA
- a CDS encoding DUF6529 family protein, translating into MTAIHHRPSRSLTPLLVPLLIGGLVVLALGVYGRVHTPTGFAVGVAGFSAALPMKVWLTTGAFVLAIVQVVSALSMWGKLGITIPPAVHRWSGRLAFLLTIPVAFHCLYALGLQYDVPRVLAHSLLGCFFYGVFTTKLLALPKRDTPGWTLPVLGGLAFTALVGLWLTSSFWFFTAIGIKV; encoded by the coding sequence ATGACCGCCATCCACCATCGCCCCTCACGCAGCCTGACGCCGTTACTGGTGCCGCTGCTGATCGGCGGCCTGGTCGTGCTCGCGCTCGGCGTGTACGGCCGGGTGCACACGCCCACCGGGTTCGCGGTCGGCGTGGCCGGCTTCTCCGCCGCGCTGCCCATGAAGGTGTGGCTGACGACCGGCGCGTTCGTGCTGGCGATCGTGCAGGTCGTCTCGGCCCTGTCGATGTGGGGCAAGCTCGGGATCACCATCCCGCCGGCCGTGCACCGCTGGTCGGGACGGCTGGCGTTCCTGCTGACGATCCCGGTCGCCTTCCACTGCCTCTACGCCCTGGGCCTGCAGTACGACGTGCCCCGCGTGCTCGCGCACTCGCTGCTCGGCTGCTTCTTCTACGGTGTGTTCACCACGAAGCTGCTGGCCCTGCCCAAGCGGGACACACCGGGCTGGACGCTGCCGGTGCTCGGCGGGCTGGCGTTCACCGCGCTGGTGGGGCTCTGGCTGACGTCGTCGTTCTGGTTCTTCACCGCGATCGGCATCAAGGTGTGA
- a CDS encoding CPBP family intramembrane glutamic endopeptidase, with the protein MPAPRGARYDHLARNGVARPWRAIVGTIGIAAIFLLVAAVVLSAGAVVATLLGIPAPLDVERGLFGDPVFGLTVTLLSIAAVLPFVFGMAALLQRRRPGTLSSVAGRLRWRWLMACVGLAVLALVLGQAVQVLALAMSGEEYSDMFGWVGWERFLPALVVIVLLVPFQSAAEEYVFRGWFLQAVGAHVRNPVWGILIGAGLFASVHGYTWMGLADVFAFGAVMGWLAVRTGGLEAGIGLHVMNNMLAFGMSAAAGTLEDALIQSKVAVPWQAIVGVAVQLGAYAFGVLYLAKKRSLSTISG; encoded by the coding sequence ATGCCGGCGCCCCGTGGGGCCCGGTACGACCACCTCGCCAGGAACGGGGTCGCCAGGCCGTGGCGGGCGATCGTCGGCACGATCGGGATCGCCGCCATATTCCTCCTTGTCGCGGCGGTGGTGTTGTCCGCCGGCGCGGTGGTGGCGACGCTGCTCGGCATCCCCGCACCGCTCGACGTCGAGCGCGGGCTGTTCGGCGACCCGGTGTTCGGGCTGACCGTGACGTTGTTGTCGATCGCCGCCGTGCTCCCTTTTGTGTTCGGCATGGCGGCGTTGCTGCAACGGCGCCGTCCGGGGACGCTGTCATCGGTGGCCGGGCGGCTGCGCTGGCGCTGGCTCATGGCCTGCGTCGGACTGGCGGTCCTGGCACTCGTGCTCGGGCAAGCCGTGCAGGTCCTCGCCCTGGCGATGAGCGGCGAGGAGTACTCCGACATGTTCGGCTGGGTCGGGTGGGAACGTTTCCTGCCCGCGCTCGTCGTGATCGTGCTGCTGGTGCCGTTCCAGTCGGCCGCCGAGGAGTACGTCTTCCGCGGCTGGTTCCTGCAGGCCGTCGGAGCGCACGTGCGCAATCCGGTCTGGGGCATCCTGATCGGGGCCGGCCTGTTCGCGTCGGTGCACGGATACACGTGGATGGGGCTGGCCGACGTGTTCGCCTTCGGCGCCGTCATGGGCTGGCTGGCGGTGCGGACCGGGGGACTGGAGGCCGGGATCGGGCTGCACGTCATGAACAACATGCTGGCGTTCGGGATGAGCGCGGCCGCGGGGACCCTCGAGGACGCCCTGATCCAGAGCAAGGTCGCGGTGCCGTGGCAGGCGATCGTGGGCGTGGCGGTGCAGCTTGGTGCGTACGCTTTTGGGGTTTTGTATCTGGCCAAAAAGCGGTCACTCAGCACTATTTCTGGATAA